The Parcubacteria group bacterium nucleotide sequence ATCTCGTCCGCTTTGTATTTGCGTTCTCCCGCACTTTCCATTTTGGAAAGCTCTGTGCTTCGCACAGAGGCGCGTAGCGCGCGGGGAACGCTAGTGTCTTTTGTTTTGAAAATAGGTTCTAACTTGGTACAATAGAGACACAACAAAAAAATAAATAACATATGATAAAAACAAAAATAACGCCGCCGGAAGTGAGGCTAAAGCCAATCTCCGAGGCAACAGAAAGAGAAGACAGGGAAAAACTTAGGTTAGTCCCTCTGGGCGGACTTGAGGAAATAGGCCGAAACATGTCGTTTTTAGAATATAAAGACGAAATTGTAATCATTGACATGGGTATTCAATTTCCCGAAGAAGAAACTCCGGGAATTGATTTTATTATTCCCAACACTGATTATCTTGAAAAGAAACGGAAAAACATTAAAGGACTTATTCTGACTCACGGCCACTTTGACCATATCGGAGCCATACCTTACTTAATAGGAAAAATCGGCAACCCGATTATTTACGCCACCGGAATGACCAAAGCCCTCGTATTAAAACATCAGAACGATTTTCCTCATGCTCCGAAACTGAATATTATTAACGTGGAAAACGGCAGTATCGTAAAAATCGGTAACTATTTCACAGCAGAGTTTTTTGGAGTTGACCACACAATTCCCGACACTGCAGGCGTTATTCTTAAAACACCGGTTGGCAACATTGTTCATTTTGCCGATTTCCGAATTGAATATAATGCTCTTGGAGAGCCCCAGGATTTAGACAAATACCAGCAAATCGGAAAAATGGGTATTCACACTCTCATGATTGATTCGACCAATGCCGATGAACCGGGACGCTCGCTTTCGGAAAAAGTTGTTGAAAAAAATCTGGAGGATCTTTTTAGAAAGACAGAGGGAAGAATTATTATTACCCTGTTTTCAACTCTTCTAACCAGAATTTACGAGATACTAAAAATCGCCGACAGAATCGGGCGCAAAGTTGCTATCACCGGACGCTCAATGAAAGAAAATGTAGAGTTGGCCCAAAGTCTCGGATACATCAAGCCGGCTAAAGACCTTATTATACCAATTGAGGAAGTTAACAAATATAAAGATAATCGGGTCATGGTATTTACTACAGGTTCTCAAGGCCAGACAAATTCGGGATTGATGAAAATCTTAACCGGAGAAAACCGCTATGTCAGAATAAAACCCGGTGATATGGTTATATTTTCTTCGTCATCCGTTCCTGGTAATGAAAGAAGTGTTCAAAACATCAAAGACGGACTCTGCCGGCAAGGAGCGGATGTATATACTTCCGAATTGATTGACATCCACGCAAGCGGCCATGCGCCCGCCGAGGACTTAAAAACTGTGATAAAACTTATTCAGCCGAAGTTCTTACTGCCGGTCCACGGCCATTATTTCAAGCGTGCCGCTAATGCTAAAATAGGGGCAGATTTAGGTATGAGCAAAGATCACTTAATGCTAATGGATAATGGCCAAATCGCCGTATTAGATAAAAATTCTTTCAAAATAAGCAAAGAAGCGGTACCGGCTAACTATGTTATGGTTGATGGGTTGGGCGTAGGTGACGTGAGCGAAATTGTTTTGCGCGATAGAATGCTAATGTCGGCCGACGGCATGTTCGTGATTATCGCCGTCGTTGACAGCAGTACTGGAAAAGTTAAAGGCGATCCGGACATTATTTCCCGCGGCTTCATATATATGAAAGAATCAAGAGAACTACTGGGCCAGACAAAGAAAAAAATAAAAGAAACAATCGCTAAAACCACGATTCCCGGCGCCAGTATTAACTGGGTGTATGTTAGAAATAACCTGCGAGACAAAATCGGCCAATTTTTGTATACTAAAACTAAGCGCCGGCCAATGATCCTGCCGGTTATAGTAGAGGTATAATATTATGCAAAAGAAGATAATTCTCACTGGAGACAGGCCTACGGGGCCATTACACTTGGGCCATTACGTTGGCTCTCTTAAAGCGCGCGTGGAATTGCAAAATGAGTATGACACCTATATCCTAATCGCCGATATGCAGGCCCTAACAGACAACGCCGATAACCCGGAAAAAATCCGTAAAAATGTTTTAGAGGTCGCCTTAGATTATCTTTCCGTCGGCATAAATCCGAAAATTTCAACTATTGCTATTCAATCGGAACTCTCGGCTCTCTGTGAAATTGCTATGTATTTCTTAAACCTCGTAACACTAGCGCGATTAGAACGCAATCCAACCGTGAAAGGCGAAATGAAACAAAAAGGATTCGGAAACAATGTTCCAGCCGGTTTTTTAACGTATCCGGTAAGCCAAGCGGCCGACATAACGGCTTTTAAAGCCGACTTGGTTCCGGTTGGTGAAGATCAACTCCCAATGATTGAACAAACAGCCGAGATCGTCAGGCGATTCAATAAAATTTACCCCGTTAGAAGCAAAACTTCTAACGGGGCTTACAAACCGATTTTGGTTGAACCCAAAGCGCTTGTTTCAAAATTTTCCCGCCTTCCCGGAATTGAAGGTAAAAGTAAAATGTCTAAATCGCTTGGAAACGCAATTTATTTGTCGGACTCTGCCGATGCTGTTGCTAAAAAAGTTATGGCTATGTACACCGACCCCAAGCATATTCATGTTGAAAACAAGGGAAAAGTTGAAGGCAATGTCGTCTTTACATATCTTGACGCTTTTGACCCCGATACTAAAGCGGTTGAGGATTTTAAACGCAGATACCGAGCCGGAGGACTGGGCGATGTTGTGATAAAAACCCGGTTGATAAATGTTTTAGAAAAATTCTTAAGGCCGATTAGAGAGCGTCGCGCCCAGTTTGAAAAAGAGCCGCAAAAATTAATTAAAATCTTAAAAGACGGAACAGCGAAAGCAAAAATTGTCACTTCCAAAACTCTTACAGAAATCAAAAAAGCAATGCACCTTGACTATTTTTAAAAAACATAGTACCGTATTGTTTTAGTTATTTAACAACCGGAGGAAAACGTGCGGCGACTGTATCTTCTAAGACACGGTCAGATTGATGCAAATGTTTTAGGCATTATCGCCGGTAAAACTCCGGATATGCCTTTAAATGAAACGGGGTTACGACAAGCTCGTCTTACGGCAAAGGCATTATCACGGGCGGTTTTTCATAAAATCTATATGAGTCCGGCCTTACGCGCCAGACAAACAGCCAAACAAGTTTCTGAACATCATGTTCCGGCTGTTTTCGGAGAAATCCAAGAAAATTTTAGAGAAATAAATTTCGGGTTTTTAGAGGGTGTGTCGTATAAAGAAATCGGAGAATCACATGCCGATTTGTTAGAACTTTATAGAGAAACTCCGTCGCAATGCGTTTTTCCTAAAGGCGAAAGTATGGCCGATGCTTATAATAGGGTTGGCCGAGGAATCAATAAAATACTTATAGAACATCCCGTAAATGAGAATGTTTTAATTGTTAGCCACGGCGGCACTATGGCATTAATTTTTCTTTACTTGTTTGATCTTAATATGGATAAAATGTTTCATTCTATACGGCACAATAATTGCGGCCTTTCAATTATTGATCTTGAAAACCCCGATAAATGGGATACGCCGCGGCACAAACCGAGAATAATATGCATGAATGGTATTAGTCACTTAAAAGAAGAACATTATTAATAGATTAAAATCTATATTATATAGTATCTTTTTTTATCAAAGCAACCAAATCTTTTTTAACTCTTTCCAAAGTAATTTCGTTTTTTGCTTCAATATTTAAACGAATCAGCGGTTCGGTGTTTGAAGGCCGGATATTAAGCCAGAAATCTTCGGCTCTTACAGTTAAACCATCAAGCCAATCCATATCATAGCCCTCAAAATTTCGGGCTATTTTTTTTATAAACTCTTCATGATTCTCGGTTTTAAAATTAATTTCCGGGATAGAAAAATATTTATTAAGCTCATACTTCAAAACCGACAGGCCTTTTTTCTTCCGACTTAAAATATCAAGCATTACAAGAAAACCGATAATTCCGGAGTCGGCAAAAAAATTATTCCGGAAGTAATAATGGCCGGAGGTTTCTATGCCTAAAATGCCGTTTACTTTTTTAAGACGCTCTTTAATGTAAGTCCCGACCCGCTCTCTGATTGCTCCGCCACCGTAAATATTTACCACATCCGAAACTATCCGGCTCACTATGGTTCCGTAAACAATCTTGCCGCCCGGATTTAAAACCAAAAAATGCTTCGCCATAATAGCCCCGATAATAGACGGGCTAACCGGCTCGCCATGTTCATCAACAAAAACAATCCGGTCGCCGTCGCCGTCAAAGGCGCAACCAAAGTGATAATGGCCGTTTTTTACTTCATTGATAAGGCCTAAAATATTTGACAGAGTGGTAGGATTCGGTTCGTGATACGGAAAATTACCATCCGGATTAAAATAAAGAGGCGTATATTCCACCGGCAGTTTTTTTAAAATTTTTGTGAGTATTGGTCCGACTGCGCCAGAAGAAGCGTCAATGGCCACTCTCATCGGTCTTAAGCTCTCAGGATCGATAAAACTTAAAACGTGATTTACAAAATCCGCGCTAATGTCTTCTTCTGCGACTGTCCCCTGTTTTAATCTAATGTCTCTATTGGAATCGCCGGATATTTCTTTCCATTTTTTTTCTAAAGCTATTCTTTTTATATCATTAAGACCCGAATCAAGACCGATTTCGTCCGCGTCTTTCCTCATCAGTTTAAAGCCGTTGTATTCTTTTGGATTATGCGAAGCCGTAATCATCGCGGCCGGAAAATGTTTTTTTCCCGAAGCAAAAAAAACCATGTCAACCGTAACTTGGCCGATATTTAAAACGTCAATGCCTTCGTCGGCAATGCCGCTCATAAAAGAACGCGCTAAAACCGGTGAAGAAAGCCTCGTGTCTTGTCCGACGACAATTTTTTCCGGTTTTTCGCCTTCCGTTTCAAGCAAATAGCCGGCAAAAGCCCGGCCGATTTTATAAGCTGATTGTTCATCAAGATCGTCGGGATAAATCCCGCGAATATCGTAAGCTCTAAAAATTGACGGATTGATTGACATAATTTTATTATAACATAACAAAACAATTATGAGTCTCAAAATAGGAATAGTCGGTCTGCCCAATGTCGGTAAATCAACATTGTTTAAAGCCCTGACGCGGGAAAAAGTTAATATCGCCAATTTTCCTTTTGCCACTATTGACCCAAATATTGGCATCGTAAAAGTTCCCGATGAACGGCTCTATAAGCTCGCCGAGATATCCGAATCAAAAAAAGTGATTCCGACGGTTGTTGAATTTGTTGACGTTGCCGGGCTGGTAAAAGGCGCCCACGAGGGAGCCGGTTTGGGGAACCAATTTTTAGCGCGCATCCGCGAAGTTGATGCTATTGTAGAAGTAGTAAGAGATTTTAAAGACCCGGATATTATTCATGTTGAAGGAAGTGTTAGCCCCATCCGCGATATTGAGACTATTCAACTTGAACTGGTAATGGCTGACCTCCAAACTATAAACAAGCGGCTAGAGAAAAGTTTAAAAGACCTCAAAAGCGGCAACTCCAAAGCGCAGGAAGAAAAAATAATAATTGAAAAAATAAAAATCGCGCTTGAAGAGGGTGAACTGGCTGCTAAAGTTAATTTGTCTTACTCCGAACTTAATCTTATAAAAGATCTCCATCTTTTAACGCTAAAACCATTTATTTTTGTTTTCAATGTATCCGCACAAGAGACCTCGAGGACACAAATGCGGACAAGCGGAGTTGAACTTGACTTAAAATTTGAAGAGGAGCTCGCGGAAATGGAGGAATTAGAAGCAAAAGAATTTAAAAATGAATCGCACCTTGATGATTTAATTGTTTCAGCTTATAAAGTTTTAAATCTTATTACCTATTTTACAACCGGGGAAGACGAAACCAGAGGCTGGACCATAAAATCCGGTTCAACCGCGCCCCAAGCGGGGTCGGCAATTCATACCGATTTTGAAAATAAATTCATCAGAGCCGAAGTAATAAACTGGCAAAAACTTTTAGAATGCGGTTCATGGTCCGCGGCTCGTGATAAAGGATTCCTGCGAACTGAGGGTAAGGATTATGTCGTAGAAGACGGCGACGTAATTGAATTTAAAATTTGACCCCGTTAGAAGTCCGACAAGTCGGCAGACGCCGTCGGCGTCTTACTTCTAACGGGGTTGACAAAGCTAACAAATAATGCCACACTTAGTGTAAGTACTTTAACATTCCAAAATAACTCCAGACGAAGGAGAGCAAGATGGAAAACATTATGTTTTTTGTTGTAACTGTTATCGCCTACTCATCGGTGATGAGTTGTTTTATCTTGAATAATTTTAGCTGGACTCGTTTCAGTAAAAATACGGCGCTTATAGCGCTTCTTGTTCTGCCGATTAACATTAATGGAAATGTGTTTACCGTTGCCGGAAATGCCATAGCCGAAAAAAATATCTATTCGACTTTATCTATTTATCAAAAGGCTGGAAATAACGCATATTCCATTATTGGAATTATACAAAATGCGGGACAAAACGCCTCTACCTTAATCGGTCTTATCGGATCTCAAGAAGCGGGACAGAATGCAATTACTGTTTTTGGCCTTGCTGGGTATCAGCAGGCGGGGCAAGATGCGGCAACCGGCATTGGCCTTGCGGGATATCAACAGGCGGGACAGTATGCAATTACTGTTTTTGGCCTTGCGGGATATCAGCAGGCGGGACAGAATGCAATTACTGTTTTTGGCCTTGCGGGATATCAGCAGGCGGGACAGTATGCGGCAACCGGCATTGGCCTTGCTGGGTATCAGCAGGCGGGGCAAGATGCGGCAATCAGCGCGGGCCTTGCGGGATATCAAAAAGCAGGACAAAGTGCGGTAGCCACTGTGGCCGTCGCGTTTTACCAGCGCGTTGGTGAAAAAACAAGGGCATTTGGAGCGTTTTCAAGGCTTTCCAAAGATTAGCGTGTTATTAACGCAAGAATTTCTTCAACGGTCGCCTTTGGCGACCGTTTTTTTGATTTTATTGACAGCGCCTATTATCTTGTGATAAATTGCGTCCGATGAATCCCGTTAGAAATCTTGGCAGATTAGCTAACGGGAAAATAGGCGAATAAGCAAGCAATCAAAAATTTAGATTAATATTTATAATAAATTTCTAACGGGATGAATGAAGCTGAAAACAAAAGAGAATATGAGATGTCTTTCCTTTTAACCCCGGAGATTTCGGAAGATAGGCTTGATTTTGAATACGCGGAATTAAAGAAGCTTATTTTAGAAAGCGGAGGCGAAGCCACTCAAATAAATCCGCTTGAAGACAGGCGCCTGGCTTATCCTATAAAAAAACAAAAACAGGCGTATTTAGGCGTCATTTACTTTAATATTGATTCCGATGGACTCGATAAAATGAAAGGCGTTTTAGCTCTTAACACAAAAGTCTTAAGATTTCTTATTTTAAATAAACCTAACAAATCCACTAAACAAAGGGTTGATTTAACTGTGCGAATGCCGGAAGCAACGCCTCTGCCGACAACGTTGCCTAGCGAAGAAAGGGCAGCAGAAATTCCTAGCGAAAGTTTTGATAAAAAATTAGAAAGTATATTAAATGGATAAATTTTTATGAATTTAAATAAAGTTTTTATTTTAGGAAATTTAACCAGAGATCCGGAATTGAGACAAACGGCAACCGGCCAAAACGTAGCAACGTTTGGCGTGGCCACAAACCGAATTTGGTCTAACCAATCAGGGAAGCAAACACAAACGGAATTCCACAATGTGGTTGTTTGGGGGCGCCTTGCCGAAATAGCCCACCAGTATCTTGGCAAGGGCCGGCTTGTTTTTGTTGAAGGACGGCTTACGACAAGAACATGGCAGGATCAAAGCGGACAAAAAAGAAACCGCACCGAAATAGTTGGCGAAAACCTTCAACTTGGACCCCGCCTGCAGACGCCTGAAGCGTCAGCGACTGGCGGGCAAGCGCGTTTTAACCAAACTCCGAAGTCAGAAGTTCTTCCGGAAGTTCAGTTAGACGACATGCCTAAAAACGATGAAGAAATTAAAGTTGAAAATATACCTTTTTAGAACATGGAAAAAATCAATCTAAAATTAAATGTTTGCTACTTTTGCAATCAAAATATAGACGACATTGACTATAAAGACGCCGATTTACTGCGCCAGTTTATTTCCGCTCAAGCAAAAATAATGCCAAGAAAGCGAAGCCGCTTGTGCGCCAAACATCAGAGGCGCCTGGCCAGCGCCATAAAACGCTCCAGATTTATGGCTTTTCTTCCTTTTACTTCAAGATAAGAAAAATAAATACCGACCATAAAGATCGGTAATCGAAAATCTCTTATTTTCTGAGTTTTGCTATCATCAAATCCGTTTCCGAAACCAGCTTCTTGAGAATTTCCGGATCACTGCGAGAGTGCCCTGCAACAACGACATGAAGTTTTGAAATAGGAAGTGCGCGATGCAAGCGGATTGCGCTCTCTACTTGACACACATCATCATAACGCCCGTGAATAATTGAAATGGGAACGCGAGGTATGCGATGTGCGTTTTTCAAAATATATCCATTCTCCAGAAAACAGAGATTTCTAATATAGTGGGCCTCCATTACGGCCAGCGAAACAAAAGGTCCTGATAATATTTCTTTTCTTAGATCTTCTTCGGATCGTGAAACAAGATTTAGCCGCGCAGATTCATAATATGACATCTCATAAGCGTATTTGCGTTGTGTCTTTAAATCGCCGGAGGTCATCATGGCAAAATAATAATCAATGGGATTATTACGCGCATATGCAGGTAAATTATTAAGAAAACGCTCGCATATTTCCGGAAAACGAGAACGTTCCATCTGGCCGTTTAAATAATCAAGGCATTCTTTTCTTTCTGAAAGGAAAATCCCTCGCAATACCATGCCCAAAACATTTTCCGAATGTTTAATCGCGTAAACAAGTGCAAGAGTTGACCCCCAAGAACCACCGAATATTAATACCTTTGTCTTTCCGAGGTGATTTAGTAATTTACGAATATCATCAACAAGATGCTGTGTAGTATTGGCGTAGATGCTTGCGTAAGGCCTGCTTCTGCCACTTCCGCGTTGGTCAAAAATTATAATACAGCATTTTTTAGGATCAAAGAATCTTCGTGTGTTCTCATCACAACCGGCTCCCGGCCCTCCATGCAGATAAAGCACGGGAATACCGTTTGGGTTGCCGCATTCCTCATAGTAGATTTCATGTCCGTCACCGACCGAAAGATAACCGGAATTATATGGCTCAATAGGAGGAAAGAACCCATCGCAAACTCGCGACTTCATCAAAAACTCCTTTTTCCTTAAATATTAAATTGTTAAAGTGCCCTATAGATTACTATAACTAAGTACAATTGTCAATATTTTTTATTCTTTAATAAATATTAAAAAATAACAATAGTAATTTTCCGAAGCTTATGAAAACGTTTTAGCATGGCTTCGCCCCGCAACTGCGGGGCGAATAAAACGTTTTCATCGGACAATGAGGGAGCCGCTGGGCGACCGAGTGCGCGAGGAAAATTATTATTGTTGTTTTTGATTCTTTACGCGATTTCGGTTTTCTCTTTTTCTTTTACAGATTTTTTGATACCGCTAATTATATCTTTAAGCAGATTTTGATTTTCTTTAAGATTTTGACGGCTGGCCTCAAATCCCTGGCCCAACTTTTGATTTTCATAGTTTATCCAAGTGCCGGATTTTGACAATACATTATATTTAAGCCCGCAATTAATTATATCGCCTTCCCGCGATATGCCCTCGTTATACATAATGTCAAACTCAGCTATTTTGAATGGCGCTGCCACTTTATTTTTCACAACTTTTACCGTTACTCTGTTCCCGACGACATCGTCGCCTTTTTTAATCTGGGCGTTGCGACGAACGTCCAGCCGAACGGAAGAATAGAATTTTAAAGCCATGCCGCCCGGCTGGGTTTCGGGATTCCCGAAAAAGACACCGATTTTCATTCTTAATTGATTTATAAATATCACAGCCGTATTGCTTTTAGCGGCAATGGCATTTAATTTTCTTAGCGCCTGCGACATAAGGCGCGCCTGAAGACCCATATGGGAGTCGCCCATTTCCCCTTCTATTTCGGCTCTTGGTGTAAGAGCCGCTACCGAATCAACAACGACAACATCACAGGCATTTGAGCGTACTAAACTTTCAACAATTTCGAGCGCCTGCTCGCCATTATCCGGCTGTGAAATTAAAAGATCGCTGACGCGAACGCCAATTTTTTTAGCGTATTCCGGATCCAAAGCGTGTTCGGCGTCAACAAAGGCAGCCAGTCCTCCCTTTTTTTGCGCCTCAGCAACCACGTGCAGTGCTAGGGTGGTTTTTCCCGATGATTCCGGCCCGTAAATTTCAATAACCCGACCCCGCGGCATGCCTCCAACGCCAAGCGCTATGTCCAAAGAAAGAGAACCCGTAGAAATTACATCGACATCAACCTTAGGCACTTCGCCAAGTTTCATTATTGAACCTTCGCCAAACCGCTCTTTTAAACTTTTTACTGCTTCATCCAACGCCTTATTTTTTACATCATTTTTTGGTTCTTTTGCCATATTTTTCTAAAAATTGAATTAATTAATAAAAATTTTTAGATAAAAATATGAGCATCCCGCCGAAGCCTTAGCGAAGGCGGAGGCCATACCTTTATTTATTCTCTAAAAACCTGTCTTATTATTTTTGTAACTTTTCCGAGGTTATTAACTGATTTAATTTCAATAATGTTCAAGCCGGCGGCGAGCTGAATATCTTTTGAAAAACTGCCGTCAGAAGAAACATACACGTTCTCTCCGTTTACTGTCAAATCAACACCGCTGTCGGTTTTGCCTTTTACAAGAAGCGATTCATCACGGACAATCATATCCTCTTTTGGTTCTATAACCAAATTAGGCGGCCCGATCAAAAAATTAAATTGATACCATAAGTAGGCGGAAACTAAAACTAAAAGCGTCCCGCCTAAAAAAACCATCAGTTTTTTCGGCGTCAAAATAAAATACGAATTTCTTTTAGAAACAATAGGGCTGTTGACATAAGATATCTCGTTTGTCGCATGGTTCTCGTTTTTATACATTTCCATAATTTCATTTTCATTAAGATCTAAAAATTTGGAAAGTCGTTTGAAAATTCCTTCTCTATAAATCGCCGGCGGCAATTTATCAAACTCGCCGGCTAAAAGCGCCTGAAGATGATAGACCTGAATTTTGGTAAGTTCGCTTAGTCTTTCCAAATTTAAGTTTTTTTCTTTTAATTTTTCTTTTAAAAAATCAGCGAACACCGGCACGATCCGGCTTTCTAAAATAGACTTATTTTTTTCGCTGGCGCGAAGTACCTCATTTTTATTCTTCATTAGTTTCATTTAAACTTGCGTCATTTTGATTAAATTTATCAGAATAAACCTCTCTGGGCTTTGCGCCATCGCCGGGGCTGATATAGCCCTGCTCTTCAAGAATATCCAAAAGGCGCGCCGCCCGAGCATATCCCACGGATAGCCGCCTTTGAAGAAGCGAGGCCGATGCTTTTTGGGCTTGCAAAATAACCGTTTTGGCCTCACCCAATAGTTCATCCTCTTCTCCGCCAACCGGCGAATCAAATTCGTTCGGATTGGAAAAATCTAATTCCGGCGGAGAGAAAGTTGTTGATTCTTCTGTTTCGCCAATTTCCGAAACAGGATTTTTTTCGGCAATATAATCAACAACCCTTTTAATTTCTTTCTCCAAAATATAGACACCTTGAAGCCGGCGTGGCTTTGAAGCGTCGCCGGCAAGATAAAGCATATCACCGTTCCCCAAAAGTTTTTCAGCTCCGGCCATATCAAGAATTGTCCTAGAATCAACTTGGGAAGGTACTTGCAATGCAACGCGGCTGGTAATATTGGCTTTAATCAAACCAGTCAAAACTTCTACCGACGGCCTTTGGGTAGAAACGATAAGATGAATTCCGACGGCACGCGCCATTTGCGCTAAGCGGATAATCGTGCCCTCAACTTCCCTACCGTAAGCCGCCATAAGGTCGGCTAATTCATCAATGACAATAACTAAGTATGGCATAAATAAGTCTTCTTCTTTTTTCCTCAAAACTTGATTGTTGTAGCTTAATATATCCCTAACATTGGCTTGTGAAAGAGTTTCGTAACGTTGTTCCATTTCTTTAACCGCCCATCTTAAGGCATTGAGTGATTTTTTCCCGTCGCTCAAAACCGGCGTTAAAAGATGGGGCAGATCTCGGTAATAAGCCAATTCAACTCTTTTGGGATCAATAAGAATAAATTTTAATTGACCCGGACTGTTTCGCCAAATAAGTGACGTGATTATACTGTGAATGGAAACGGATTTTCCAGAACCGGTAGCGCCGGCAATTAGAAGGTGGGGCATTTTTGAGAGATCGGTAAAAACCGGTACGCCGCTAACGTCGCGGCCCAAAGCAAATGTTAAAGAATTGGATTTTTTGAAAGTATCCGTATCAAGCAAGCTGCCGAGCCGAACCAGGGCTATAGATTTGTTCGGCACTTCAATGCCAACCAGGGCCTTGCCGGGTATCGGCGCTTCAATTCTTAAAGGATGCGCCGCCAAAGCCAATGCCAAATCATTATGCAAAGTTACAATTTTTGCAATTTTCACGCCTTGAGCCGGCCTTAGAGTGTATTGAGTGACAGTCGGACCAACATTAACTTCCCCCATTTCAACATCAATACCAAAATGTTCTAAAGTTCTTCTGATGATATTGGCATTAGCCTTAATATCGCCCGACATCGGACGGCTTTCCGCTCGTTCAAGCAAATCTATAACCGGCGGATTATAGGCATTACCGATAAATTTGGGGATTTTAAATTCATCTTCACCCTCCGCAACCCCGCTTTGCGGGGCGAAGGAGGACTCAACCGTTTTTGGTATCGTCATCCGTCTTTCTTCTTTTGAAATCGCCTGGTTTACAATCACCGGATTAACTTCCCGACCAGATTCTGGACGAGGCTCCCCACTTTCGGGAGCGACTTCTTCCTCCTCTTCTTCGTTTTCATCTTTCCCGATTCTTAAGGGAATATTCAGAGTCATCAGAAGCGATATAAAAACAAAGGAAATAAGAAGAACTAAAGAAGCCCAAAAACCGAACATTTTATCTAAAGAAACGGCTAATATGTAACCCGCTAAACCGGCGTTATTATCCGAAGAATAAAGCTCCGAGATGCCTAAAATTGAAATAAAAAGTAAAAAGGCGCCAAATATTGTTACAAAATAAATATGTTCGCGGCGCGATTTTAAAAATTCGTAGGCCATCACCAAAAATACCGCCGGCAGAATGAAATAACCCCAACCAAAAAGATAATTGAAAATTTTGTAAACAAAATCGCCGAATGGCCCGGCTTTCTGCCAGACACTTAAGAGAACGATAACGGCAAAGCTGAAAAATAAAATCGCCAAAATGGCTTTCTTGGTCTGGCCTTCCAAATCAAAAAGAGGTTTTTTCGCGTGAGACGGAACTGATTTTTTTACTTTTTTTCGTCTTGCCATACTGATATAAATCTTAGT carries:
- a CDS encoding ribonuclease J encodes the protein MIKTKITPPEVRLKPISEATEREDREKLRLVPLGGLEEIGRNMSFLEYKDEIVIIDMGIQFPEEETPGIDFIIPNTDYLEKKRKNIKGLILTHGHFDHIGAIPYLIGKIGNPIIYATGMTKALVLKHQNDFPHAPKLNIINVENGSIVKIGNYFTAEFFGVDHTIPDTAGVILKTPVGNIVHFADFRIEYNALGEPQDLDKYQQIGKMGIHTLMIDSTNADEPGRSLSEKVVEKNLEDLFRKTEGRIIITLFSTLLTRIYEILKIADRIGRKVAITGRSMKENVELAQSLGYIKPAKDLIIPIEEVNKYKDNRVMVFTTGSQGQTNSGLMKILTGENRYVRIKPGDMVIFSSSSVPGNERSVQNIKDGLCRQGADVYTSELIDIHASGHAPAEDLKTVIKLIQPKFLLPVHGHYFKRAANAKIGADLGMSKDHLMLMDNGQIAVLDKNSFKISKEAVPANYVMVDGLGVGDVSEIVLRDRMLMSADGMFVIIAVVDSSTGKVKGDPDIISRGFIYMKESRELLGQTKKKIKETIAKTTIPGASINWVYVRNNLRDKIGQFLYTKTKRRPMILPVIVEV
- a CDS encoding phosphomannomutase/phosphoglucomutase: MSINPSIFRAYDIRGIYPDDLDEQSAYKIGRAFAGYLLETEGEKPEKIVVGQDTRLSSPVLARSFMSGIADEGIDVLNIGQVTVDMVFFASGKKHFPAAMITASHNPKEYNGFKLMRKDADEIGLDSGLNDIKRIALEKKWKEISGDSNRDIRLKQGTVAEEDISADFVNHVLSFIDPESLRPMRVAIDASSGAVGPILTKILKKLPVEYTPLYFNPDGNFPYHEPNPTTLSNILGLINEVKNGHYHFGCAFDGDGDRIVFVDEHGEPVSPSIIGAIMAKHFLVLNPGGKIVYGTIVSRIVSDVVNIYGGGAIRERVGTYIKERLKKVNGILGIETSGHYYFRNNFFADSGIIGFLVMLDILSRKKKGLSVLKYELNKYFSIPEINFKTENHEEFIKKIARNFEGYDMDWLDGLTVRAEDFWLNIRPSNTEPLIRLNIEAKNEITLERVKKDLVALIKKDTI
- the ychF gene encoding redox-regulated ATPase YchF is translated as MSLKIGIVGLPNVGKSTLFKALTREKVNIANFPFATIDPNIGIVKVPDERLYKLAEISESKKVIPTVVEFVDVAGLVKGAHEGAGLGNQFLARIREVDAIVEVVRDFKDPDIIHVEGSVSPIRDIETIQLELVMADLQTINKRLEKSLKDLKSGNSKAQEEKIIIEKIKIALEEGELAAKVNLSYSELNLIKDLHLLTLKPFIFVFNVSAQETSRTQMRTSGVELDLKFEEELAEMEELEAKEFKNESHLDDLIVSAYKVLNLITYFTTGEDETRGWTIKSGSTAPQAGSAIHTDFENKFIRAEVINWQKLLECGSWSAARDKGFLRTEGKDYVVEDGDVIEFKI
- the trpS gene encoding tryptophan--tRNA ligase, which translates into the protein MQKKIILTGDRPTGPLHLGHYVGSLKARVELQNEYDTYILIADMQALTDNADNPEKIRKNVLEVALDYLSVGINPKISTIAIQSELSALCEIAMYFLNLVTLARLERNPTVKGEMKQKGFGNNVPAGFLTYPVSQAADITAFKADLVPVGEDQLPMIEQTAEIVRRFNKIYPVRSKTSNGAYKPILVEPKALVSKFSRLPGIEGKSKMSKSLGNAIYLSDSADAVAKKVMAMYTDPKHIHVENKGKVEGNVVFTYLDAFDPDTKAVEDFKRRYRAGGLGDVVIKTRLINVLEKFLRPIRERRAQFEKEPQKLIKILKDGTAKAKIVTSKTLTEIKKAMHLDYF
- a CDS encoding histidine phosphatase family protein — protein: MRRLYLLRHGQIDANVLGIIAGKTPDMPLNETGLRQARLTAKALSRAVFHKIYMSPALRARQTAKQVSEHHVPAVFGEIQENFREINFGFLEGVSYKEIGESHADLLELYRETPSQCVFPKGESMADAYNRVGRGINKILIEHPVNENVLIVSHGGTMALIFLYLFDLNMDKMFHSIRHNNCGLSIIDLENPDKWDTPRHKPRIICMNGISHLKEEHY
- the rpsF gene encoding 30S ribosomal protein S6 codes for the protein MNEAENKREYEMSFLLTPEISEDRLDFEYAELKKLILESGGEATQINPLEDRRLAYPIKKQKQAYLGVIYFNIDSDGLDKMKGVLALNTKVLRFLILNKPNKSTKQRVDLTVRMPEATPLPTTLPSEERAAEIPSESFDKKLESILNG